The proteins below are encoded in one region of Paenarthrobacter ilicis:
- the dhaL gene encoding dihydroxyacetone kinase subunit DhaL — translation MTRIFDDPAHFADDALDGFVAANRGYVARVDGGVVRSTEMPAGQVALVVGGGSGHYPAFAGLVGPGLAAGSACGNMFASPAAGQVYRVAKAANAGGGVLLSYGNYAGDVLHFGQAQLRLNAEGIETRTVTVTDDIASAPLDQIEKRRGIAGDLTVFKIAGAAAEAGLDLDGVERLAIKTNYRTRSLGVAFDGCTLPGASDPLFHVPEGQMSLGLGIHGEPGISEHAMPTASELAELLVSKLLADKPEDAGDRVVAIVNGLGTVKYDELFLLFGKVEKLLSDAGLTVVEPECGELVTSLDMSGLSLTLLWLDEELEGFWSAPADTPAFRKGSMSPRAPRTEVLTHDAGTTEVEQPTPAAAELGRQAAAIISQIRNVVIEHEEELGKLDAIAGDGDHGIGMRRGVDAAATAGDAAHGSSAKGVLSAAGEAWSERAGGTSGALWGSAVIAAGQSLGNRESYSAQDAAAAVEAFANAITELGKAEPGDKTMVDALLPFRDAFLGELDGGNPLDRALAVAAAAAESAAAATAELRPLKGRARPLAEKSLGHPDPGAVSFALIAARVSQFIDSQLAPAHAAAPAGNGASA, via the coding sequence GTGACCCGGATCTTCGACGACCCGGCACACTTCGCCGATGACGCCCTGGACGGCTTCGTCGCCGCGAACCGCGGGTATGTGGCCCGCGTGGACGGTGGCGTAGTCCGCTCGACTGAAATGCCCGCCGGACAGGTGGCACTGGTGGTGGGTGGCGGCTCGGGACATTACCCCGCCTTCGCCGGGCTGGTGGGCCCGGGATTGGCCGCAGGATCAGCATGCGGCAACATGTTCGCTTCCCCGGCAGCAGGGCAGGTTTATCGCGTAGCCAAGGCAGCCAATGCCGGCGGCGGAGTGCTGCTCAGCTACGGCAACTACGCGGGGGATGTGCTGCACTTCGGTCAGGCTCAACTGCGCCTCAACGCCGAGGGAATCGAAACGCGCACGGTCACTGTCACGGACGACATTGCCAGCGCCCCCTTGGACCAAATAGAGAAACGACGCGGAATCGCGGGCGACCTCACCGTTTTCAAGATCGCCGGAGCCGCTGCAGAAGCGGGCCTGGACCTTGACGGCGTCGAACGTTTGGCCATCAAAACCAACTACCGCACGCGCTCGCTGGGTGTGGCCTTTGACGGCTGCACGCTTCCGGGCGCCAGCGACCCCCTCTTCCACGTGCCGGAAGGGCAGATGTCCCTGGGGCTGGGGATCCACGGGGAACCAGGGATTTCCGAGCACGCCATGCCCACGGCGTCGGAGCTCGCCGAACTCCTGGTCAGCAAGCTCCTGGCGGACAAGCCCGAGGACGCCGGAGACCGCGTGGTCGCAATCGTCAACGGTCTGGGAACCGTCAAGTACGACGAACTCTTCCTGCTGTTCGGCAAGGTGGAGAAGCTCCTCAGTGACGCCGGGCTCACCGTGGTGGAACCCGAATGCGGTGAACTGGTCACCAGCCTGGACATGTCCGGGCTGTCCCTCACCCTGCTTTGGCTGGACGAGGAACTGGAGGGCTTCTGGTCCGCGCCGGCGGACACGCCTGCGTTCCGCAAGGGAAGCATGTCGCCGCGGGCGCCGCGCACCGAGGTGCTGACGCACGACGCCGGAACCACCGAGGTTGAACAACCCACCCCTGCTGCCGCTGAACTGGGGCGCCAAGCCGCTGCCATCATCAGCCAAATCCGGAACGTGGTGATCGAACACGAAGAAGAACTCGGCAAGCTGGATGCGATCGCCGGGGACGGCGACCATGGCATCGGCATGCGCCGCGGTGTAGACGCTGCGGCCACAGCCGGCGATGCCGCCCACGGATCCTCCGCCAAGGGTGTCCTTTCCGCAGCCGGCGAAGCCTGGAGCGAACGGGCCGGCGGCACCTCGGGTGCATTGTGGGGCTCGGCGGTCATCGCCGCCGGGCAGTCGCTCGGGAACCGCGAAAGCTACTCGGCGCAGGACGCCGCGGCCGCCGTGGAGGCATTCGCCAATGCCATCACCGAACTCGGCAAAGCCGAGCCGGGGGACAAAACCATGGTGGATGCCCTCCTGCCCTTCCGTGATGCCTTCCTTGGCGAGCTCGACGGCGGCAACCCCCTTGACAGGGCACTGGCCGTCGCCGCCGCTGCGGCTGAGTCCGCTGCCGCCGCCACTGCGGAACTCCGCCCGCTCAAGGGCAGGGCACGCCCCTTGGCGGAAAAGAGCCTGGGCCACCCCGACCCGGGTGCCGTCTCCTTCGCGTTGATCGCAGCACGCGTTTCACAATTCATCGATTCACAACTGGCCCCCGCACACGCTGCGGCACCGGCCGGGAACGGAGCATCAGCATGA
- a CDS encoding ribose-5-phosphate isomerase → MSTTPAWRIVIGNDEAGVEYKNALKALLEADPRVSTVTDVGVGFDDSTAYPHVAVDAARKVAEGEADRALLICGTGLGVAIAANKVSGIRAVTAHDSYSVERSVLSNNAQVLTLGQRVIGLELAKKLVGEWLGHTFDQTSSSAAKVDAICSYEPDYTKAV, encoded by the coding sequence ATGAGCACCACACCTGCCTGGCGGATAGTCATCGGCAACGATGAAGCCGGCGTTGAATACAAGAATGCGTTGAAAGCACTGCTGGAAGCGGATCCCCGTGTATCCACAGTGACGGATGTGGGCGTGGGCTTTGACGATTCCACGGCCTACCCGCACGTCGCCGTGGACGCCGCCCGCAAGGTGGCCGAAGGCGAAGCAGACCGGGCACTCCTGATCTGCGGCACTGGACTGGGTGTGGCAATTGCAGCCAACAAGGTTTCTGGAATCCGTGCTGTCACCGCCCACGACAGCTACTCCGTGGAACGGTCCGTCCTCAGCAACAACGCTCAGGTCCTCACCCTTGGCCAGCGGGTCATCGGCCTGGAGCTCGCCAAGAAATTGGTGGGCGAATGGCTCGGCCACACCTTTGACCAGACCTCGTCCTCCGCCGCCAAGGTGGACGCCATTTGCTCGTACGAGCCTGACTACACGAAGGCAGTTTGA
- a CDS encoding 3-hydroxyacyl-CoA dehydrogenase family protein, whose product MTVPEATVGNAARKIAVVGSGYMGGGIAQVLALGGARVALADVSADIAQKNFDRLLVESDQFIADGLFPEGSTEILKQNLWAAKDIEEAVADADFIEEAVPEVLDIKHQTLARISAAARPDALIGSNTSTISIAALAEAVTHPERFLGVHFSNPSPFIPGVEVIPHAGTSAATVSASQELVHAAGKQTAVVKDVTGFVLNRLQYALFHEAAQLVEQGIATADDVDTLVRTTFGFRLPFFGPFAIADMAGLDVYNFCYKSLQTGFPERFATPKILSDLVEAGKLGTKTGAGFLNVPAERTPELIAYRNKAYVAMQKLIEELGPAPIN is encoded by the coding sequence ATGACAGTTCCTGAAGCAACCGTGGGCAACGCAGCCCGGAAGATCGCCGTCGTCGGCTCCGGCTACATGGGCGGCGGCATCGCCCAAGTGCTGGCGCTGGGCGGGGCCCGCGTGGCATTGGCCGATGTTTCGGCCGACATTGCGCAGAAGAACTTTGACCGCCTGTTGGTGGAATCGGACCAATTCATTGCCGATGGCCTGTTCCCTGAAGGTTCCACGGAGATCCTGAAGCAAAATCTCTGGGCAGCCAAGGACATTGAGGAAGCGGTGGCCGATGCGGACTTCATTGAGGAAGCCGTCCCGGAGGTCCTGGACATCAAGCACCAGACGCTGGCCCGCATCAGCGCGGCAGCCCGTCCGGATGCCCTGATCGGCTCCAACACTTCCACCATCTCCATTGCTGCCCTCGCCGAAGCCGTCACCCACCCGGAGCGTTTCCTGGGCGTGCACTTCTCCAACCCGTCACCGTTCATTCCGGGCGTGGAGGTCATCCCGCACGCGGGCACTTCCGCGGCTACGGTGTCCGCATCGCAGGAGCTGGTGCACGCGGCAGGCAAGCAGACCGCCGTCGTAAAAGATGTCACCGGGTTCGTCCTGAACCGGCTTCAGTACGCGCTGTTCCATGAAGCAGCGCAGCTGGTGGAGCAGGGCATCGCAACAGCGGACGACGTCGACACCCTGGTACGTACGACCTTCGGCTTCCGCTTGCCGTTCTTTGGTCCGTTCGCGATTGCCGATATGGCCGGTTTGGACGTCTACAACTTCTGCTACAAGTCGCTGCAGACGGGCTTCCCGGAGCGCTTCGCGACCCCCAAGATCCTGTCCGACCTTGTGGAAGCGGGCAAGCTGGGCACCAAGACCGGTGCGGGCTTCCTCAACGTCCCGGCAGAGCGGACCCCGGAGCTCATCGCCTACCGCAACAAGGCCTACGTCGCCATGCAGAAGCTCATTGAAGAGCTCGGCCCGGCACCCATCAACTAA